A segment of the Pieris napi chromosome 5, ilPieNapi1.2, whole genome shotgun sequence genome:
tttataaatattctgcaaaattagtaattaggtacgacttaaattaaaacgaaaatcaattaaacaattaaacatttaaccttacaaattgtgtttttaatatctttatagCATCTCACGAGCacattaaaattcaataaatgaacATGTACACAGGCATATTTTTGCATATTATTATGTgatgatttcataaaaaaatatatccagACGGAAGTATTGATATATCTTATggtatatattaagttttgtATGGGGTTTGGGTCGATAATAGGGCAAATATAGgagtttataattaacataatatacatagcTTTAGTATACATACTTACGAAACTATGGTCGTTTTAAATTCACACCCTTTCCACCTATTCTTGATTCGATCTATATATCTCAACCCCAGGCTAGAGTTTAATGAATTTCCTGAGTCATCCCGGTATTGTGTGAATGGTGGGTTATCAGATGAGCTCCCAACACAAACTTGTTTGTgtacaaaaagtatttaaaaaaatcggttgtctgtaaactcggtttactgacgatagttgaacgtgacaacgtcataagtagggatgtgacattctgcatgaagaatcgattatttattaatcgatttttcatgctaaaaaaataatcgattaataaataatcgatttttcttaaaaaaataatcgacttttttaattaatcgattttttcataatttttgaattaatttcaaaataaacaccctaaatattttatttttcattttttttttaattaaaaataaacaatagaatttatgaacacaaattaacgtttaagaataatcaaaaatcaaaatcgaaattaactCTCTCGTAACTTTTCTCTAAGTCTCGTTTTGATAGATTGTAcgtgaaatttgataaatgctgAGTGTATGCCGTTTCAGTAgcacattgcagtatttttgttgtctttttaattgtatgtagtcttgtgctgctgaataaattgattttacttttaaattatagtgttccattcaaacttgagttcttgtaaaattaacaggttttatcatcctttcgatgttttacaaaaaaacatcaatgcaTCGAGTATGCATCTTCATAGAATCGGATTCAATGTATCGCATTGTAAACATCGTTGTATATCGAATATCCCTAATAGTTCGAGGTCCGGGTTATAAAAGACCAGACATAATGTCGGGAGGTGGcagataaaaaatcgattatgattgattttcaattataaaaataatcgattattaatcgattattttaaatataaaaatcgcgtaaaaaatcgatttttgcttaattaattttaattaataatcgataatattttcacatccctagtcataagaaaatactgatggaatggttgcatttttcaaaagaaaattttaattttatttgtttgatagatattttgtatggatatacaGAAGGagggtaaatggaaatcacaattgaattgattaagttacatttatttaaacgcataaatacaatcatgtcaattttaaatgaaacgcTTCAGAGccaggtaacgcctcagagcgaggtaacgcctcagagccaggtaacgcctcagagcgaggtaacgccgcatgagtcatgttttttcgtgcgtgcagccggctccatcgaattataagacgttgtcacgtcaaaaaggGTGCTGCGGGAATTTGACACATATTGAAGTTTTATTATCTACTAGCTACTTCGCACGGgtggacatttattttttaaacagtttCGTACTTATTGATGTcctttaatattgtggaatatttttttgttctatcatcgaTAGTTTTTGCAGCGCAtgcgattaaatatattttataggcattttttacaccttggataccattattgtaattttattaaggaTCCCTTTTTTGCCTATcagtaattgtaaaaataaaagtaaagtaatCAGTGATAttgtagcattcaaatggtgaaagaatttctAAAATCGGTCtagtactttttgagccaattcgttacaaatatacttacatacaaatctttcctctttataatattatagatatattaatttaacattgtaCAGATTAATAgtatagatatattaatttaacttttacaGATTTTTAAGGGAATTAAGATGAATGAACATGAAGTTGGACACAGTTAAAGACTATAAGAAAAAGAATTGCTTAAAGcctattaaatgaataaaaaaacacacacacactacTGCTTGTATGACACTCAACAAACACATTGGCAAATTAACAGAGTAGCTATGATGATATCTAACAAAAGAATCTAAAAAttccaatttcaaaattcACCACGGCCACTAGTTATCaaaaaataccaatatttTTAGAAACGTGCAAAAAGCAATTGTTTAACCAAAACTTAATCGGTAACCGAATGATTGATGATCTGTAGACACCTAAACGATGTTCATGAAAGGTGAGATGGAAATAAACACCTTTGCAGAAGCTAAACGGTTGAATTGCATACAATAGATTCGAATGTCTTAATActgattatatattatttcacttacattgtttattttcgAATACAATTCGTACATCGCCTCCACATATTAATAGCGGCGCACATGGCGTACGCATTAGGATTCAATTCCCGGCGAATCAATAATTGTTTCCGATGAAAAGCTGTTtaatttgcaaagaaagtagGTTGAGTGACAcataaagtattaatataatcattaacaacgatttttacacgctttatattagcttcacctgtatgtatgtacgtatgtatgtaaccgactccttcggactcgattttgacccactttaaacggacagattttattcaaattttgcgcacctgccaaatatcgatgacaatgcaataatccgaaaaaaaaatttaactaaaaaataaataatagttaaaaaaaactaaaaaacacgcttttaaagcacatcagcgtgcgtgtttttttaaactattatttattatgttgtaatttaaatcaacaaagtacaatatataaaatgtttaacaaTATTTCACCCTCAAAAAAGGATGGCTCAGTCATTacctgattttattttaatagacgTAAACGAAGCTATTTGCGCATGTATATTAAAGTCCTACAGGTACAGTGAAGCAATTTGTTGTGTAAACGAAGTTCCgcgtaaatttttatgttgtaGTATACCCTGGAATAAGCGACATAATAATCACAAAACGCTTTGAATAGGCATTACGTAACCCAATTTCGATCTAATCTATTATACCAATTATATTGCTATCACCTCACCCGATTAACTAACTTATAATGTCACTCCCCGCTTACTTATAATGGGAATTGCTCTTTAATGAAATCATGGCCAAAACAtgcgtaaatattttaaattttgtttaataatgtacatGATGGTATGAGAGAGTATAAAGGAATGGTACAAATGAAGAAAATTGACTGGAGACTGGACGctgacataaaaatattacgtatTTATAGCTATGGTTATACTCGTAGTGTGATGGGTGGGTGGGAACTTAGTATGTCGTAATGccatatttctatttcaaaaaaaatatgaaattaattcacgaaaaaaataacatatatgttattatatataaataaataaaaaataccacgTGTACAagggtatttttttacagattgGGACATAGAGTATAATGAAACATTAAGTGTACAGGTAATGGTTAACAATTAGCaaagcaaatattatttaaaacttttaagtgaaaaataaGTTTGTCAAATCTTATTCGTGTTTTGTGTttgtgttttgtatttttataaggaaGGAAGGTTACTGAAAAAATAAtgcacaatttaaaatatgtataattaaattaaattaagattgGCTGTAAGAGATCGCACAGTAGCCCATCgcatcatttaataattttttcaaattcttGTATATGCAATAAAGtttgaacaaataaaataatttacagatACATCACAACTAATACAGACTAGGATAAGCGGCATACTAATACATAATGTAACAAAATCCATTCGGAAAATATATTTGGAGCAGTGTGAATTTTGAGCCAAacacagattttttaatgtaattttacaaGAGGAAAAGAAATTGATAAAGATATCACTTACCTACTTCAAAACTAATTCAACGTTATAATTAACGCTTTATATAAGACAGCGATTACTAAAAGACATCCAAATCCCGACAAATGCTATTAAGATGATATTTGCGGCGACAGTAATAGGTTACAGAGTAAACTTTAAGAATGGTATCTCACTAATGTGGGAAGGGCACGAAATCAGTTCTTCCATTAAACTAACTCTAGTTTGTGAAAATTATTTGTCAAATAAGATATGTGAATCAGAAATGGATGGATATAAAGATGCATGAAACATGCACATTCCGTGTGCATTTTTATATTCACAAAAGTAGTGTAGAAATGtgatcaatttaatttttgaattactTTTCCTACGTAAAACATCGCAAGCTATTCTAAAAAGATGAAGTTACTTTACTACAATTTCTATTCTTCAATTGTCATCCGCATTGTCAAGCCCTAAACGGTCTAGATAGTCCTAAGGCGGAGACCAAAGCACGGATCCTCAGCTGATAGCTTCAGCACGCACAAGGTGAAGCAACCGCGAAAGGGCAAAATCGAGCCATATAAAACGGAGCACATCCTATCTTACAGTATTCTGCTTACGACGGATCTAAGAGTGCCTGCCTTCTACAATATAGGATAATGTATACGGTAAGTTTCTTGAAAATAATCGCTAAGAGattctttttacaacttttttcGCGGATAAAGCgctgaaaattaaaaacgtcatatattaatttttttaacaaatagaACTACAATATTAGTAAGTATAAATTGTGTTAGAATTGGAAAAGTTAACTTTATGTGTTGAGTTTGCCACCATTTCCTTTTCACATTCTCGCAaaattttgttcaaaattGACATATTCAACGAGAAAGTTTACGCGGTTTTATGAAGAATCTATACGGTTTTAAAGTTACTTCATTTACTTTAATACGGCATATCACGACTCGAAAGGCAGAAGTTGCTTTATGGGTGTTCATGAATAGATGTGACTTTACTACCGACTATCTTCTAACCGCGACATTcgtgtttgttattaattttgttaatgcaGGCTAATAAAAGACCagaatatacttttaaaaatttgttaagtaactatctactatattcgtgtatatataatatttatttgggaTTTGTAGATATAAATGACTAAACTCCTGCTCGCCTTAGATCAATAAAGCTGACACAGAATTTTGTCTATAATATCAAATGAATACATTATAGATGTtcctatttatacattttgttcTCTAAATTCcgctttttatttacttttgcttagcttttacatttaatattaatcagTTATTTCGGAAATTAGTCAaactcaatttaaaatattcgtatcgactgtaacaattaaaaaccTATAATTTTAGTACAAACAGATTGGCTCTATAGTTTAGGTTATTTGTGTAATCATCGGAATATCTTCTCACGATTAACGGTGTCATAAGGATCGTGTACGGTgaacttattaattatttattgcagTCTTGATGTGAGGAGAACAGTGAAAGTTCAAAAGGTCATTCATATCAATATATGAAGCTTCAATAAGCttatgttttattgatttgatGCATGATGCGAAACCTAATGCACAAGTATTTTCTATTGGCAAACTATGCTGACTACAGATTActcttaatatttatcgtgTAATATATTCTCTTGCAGTTATAATTAACTtcaaatcagtggcgctacaaccttttagtctgaaatgtttatatctgtttcgtgatttgtttttctatttctatGAGGCCACCGTCGACTTCTTGGGTCCAGGGCTATTTACGACGTTTTCTTTTATCGTACAAGCgagttttaaatgcgcacatagacagaaagacCAATAGTGCACAGGGGCTCGAAGCCCctacctacgacttcagggataAGATTCCACGCTGTACTCACTATGCCAACACTACTCTAGTACTTATTAGaggaataaaaatttgtttatagtCCCTATTTTTtcttagattattattacgaAAAGTAATGTTTGCACTTTTCATCTACACTCAATATAAAGGTGgctgataatttatttattgtttcagACATTACTTTTATCGGCGGTGATAGCGATCGTATCATGTGGGAGACTTGAACCACAGTACCTTCCACCCCGGCCTGGTGCTGGGTTTGGCGGTGGCGCTGGGTCAGGATCTGGTGGAGGCAACGCCGGGCTCGGAGGTGGTTTCGGGGGTGGATCTGGTGGCGGTTTTGGGGGCGGTTCCGGTGGGGGAAATGCAGGTAAGTGTTTTGGCTGATAAAATTAAGCGCCtgaaatttaaatgagatttttttaatactaattatataataagaaaaagatAACAAACAGGTTAAAGGCTTTTGAaggcaattaaattatgatatgGAAATTAATATGAACTCTAGATAAGTAAAGGTATCGTATGGAAAAACAAAGTAACAAATGTGATGTAATAAAaacgtttataaaatattttttgattttattttttaacaaaagaataaaaattgcAGGTTTGGGCGGCGGATTCGGCGGAGGGTCGGGCGGAAGCGGAAATTTTGGTGGTTCCGGCGGTGCCAACATTCCAATAGTAAAGTACGAAAACGTGAACAATGGCGACGGAAATTATCGTTTTAGGTAAGCTTCGATAACCTACAcactttattagtttaaagctttttaattcaaaacacAGCGTAATCTTTGCATTAATTTCTCAGTATgttcattatataatattcaagAAATAGTGTAACATTCTTAATCTTCAACTAGTAGGTgcaatcttaatattattcaaatgttgCAGACcctattatgtttaataaactaattaactGCACTAATTTCTAAGTAAACTAATTCaaagttatatgaaatgtgaCTGAGTTACCTAACTGTTGGTTTTCCCTTGCATAAGTTGTTTAACTAATAATTAGCAACTCATAGTTGCACAAGTATAATAAAAGCTCTATTTCCTCACttcattaaactttaaaaacaagcTACAAGTAGCTTGCAAGAAAAATGTGATGGAAATTCTTCATAATTACGTCCTCACTTTTATAtccttcaaataaataatataaattgatgactcattggtctagtggttagtacccctgactgcgaatccatgggtcccgggttcgatccccggctgaggcgaacatcgatgtgatgagcatttggtgttgttcttaggtcttgggtgtttaaatatgtatttatatgtatatctatctataatatgtatgtatatccgttgcctagtacccataacacaagcttcaccagcttagcatgggactaggtcaattggtgtgaattgtctttaaaaaaataaaaaaaaaacatagcaCCAGGATTTGTAGCTCTATTTAGATCAATTGGCAGTTGGTTCATCGTAATTAGGAAAGCTTGCTTATGACGTAAATGTCAGCACCAGCTAGATGACTAGGCTTACTAGTTGTATTATTTGCAGTGAATTTAATAAGGTTGAAATTTCAATGGAACTTGTGTAATGCATCAATGTTTGAAGATccattaaatttacttttgacCGAAGCTGCGTATAAGTTTCtaagtaataaaatgattGGCTACATTCTGAACTTTACCGCAGAAAGTGCcgatttatttctaaattatgaAACACcgtcattataattttacagttaTGAAACTGGCAACGGCATCCAAGCTCAAGAGACAGGTTCACCAAGAGCCCAAGGTCCAGAAGGACCAGCTGTTACGGCCGAGGGGGGATTCTCGTTCCGCACTCCTGAAGGACAGCAGATCTCTCTTAGTTACACAGCTGATGAGAACGGCTTCCATCCAGTCGGTGACCACCTGCCTACTCCTCCTCCTATCCCTGAAGCCATCCTTCAATCTATTCAATTCAACAAGCGCAACCCATCTTCGTGAGTTTCAGTTATTTGTTTTGCGAATTAATTGATAAAGTAAATGTGATTTTGTTTACAAACAAATCATCATGTCAACATTTAATGTCTTTTGGTTTGGTTTGGCATCAAAGAAGACTATTTGTGGAGTCAAATCaagaaatcttaaaatattattttacagggAAGGCGCATATAACGGCGGATCTGGAAGCGGCTCCGGCGGCTTCGGAGGTTCTGGTAGTGGTTCTGGAGGATTTGGCGGCTCTGGTAGTGGTTCTGGAGGATTTGGCGGCTCTGGCAGCGGTTCTGGAGGCTTCGGCGGATCTGGCAGTGGTACTGGAGGTTCCGGCGGATTCGGTGGTTCCGGAACGGGAGGTTTCAAGGGATCTGGCGGAGGCGGTTTTGGCTCCGGAAGCGGTGGTTTCGGCGGTTCAGGTTCCGGTTCCGGTGGCGGTGGCGCCGGTGGCTACCACTATTGATCTCTCAGCAAGTTATACGAAGAGAAACGATGATATAGTTATTTATGCGTAATGTTAGTGGtactttttgttttcatttgaaACTTTCCATAGgaatataatttacttttcttttaatgtcatactat
Coding sequences within it:
- the LOC125049840 gene encoding pupal cuticle protein 20-like, which translates into the protein MYTTLLLSAVIAIVSCGRLEPQYLPPRPGAGFGGGAGSGSGGGNAGLGGGFGGGSGGGFGGGSGGGNAGLGGGFGGGSGGSGNFGGSGGANIPIVKYENVNNGDGNYRFSYETGNGIQAQETGSPRAQGPEGPAVTAEGGFSFRTPEGQQISLSYTADENGFHPVGDHLPTPPPIPEAILQSIQFNKRNPSSEGAYNGGSGSGSGGFGGSGSGSGGFGGSGSGSGGFGGSGSGSGGFGGSGSGTGGSGGFGGSGTGGFKGSGGGGFGSGSGGFGGSGSGSGGGGAGGYHY